CGGGTACCGCACCAGCAGAACAAAGAGCTGCTATGAAGTCAAGTTCCTCATTCAGATCACTgaaatgttttatatgtatgtTGAAATATCTTAACCTCAACATGCTGTGTGGCCCTAAAACATCAAATAATGGACAACAGTAGAATTACTCACCGACCACAGACCGAGAGAAAAGATACACAAACAGCAGGAACGTGAAACATTTCATGTTGAAGACAGTCAGACCAGAGTGTTGTGGATTCTCGACCAGCGCTGTGCAGTGCATGAGTGATTCTTTCCTTTTGACCGCAGTTACTGAAACTACTGAACATGATCCTGTAGTACTGTGCAGTCCAACATTTTCTCCTACAAATTACATAAAACCAAACACCGCCCAGAAAATTAAACATCATTCCCCACAGACACGGCACAACTGTGTTGCGTCATGTGTCTGCCAGCtacctttctcttcctcttttcttaatgtcagtgtttagttcaacaacacaacaataaataaagacaCTGATAAGAGTCAGTTTAACGCCTTGTCCACTCTGGAAGGTTTGAAAATAGCTTTTTCCATGTGGTACATCACACACAAGCTGTATTTTAGGTTGTTGAAAATGAACCTTGTGTAGACAGGGTAAACCTACTGTGTGTTCCAgcacccatactaccatactatatagtacgCCAGGAAAACatttagtatgtcccagtacatatatagtatgtcaaaaataccaggatgttctactacatctggtCCGATTTGCAGTAtgtaagccagcatgctttactgactattctgacccacaactGACCCTTTGCATAGTCTGGCCAATCATAAGGTAGCATCAGGCATTCAGGCAtattcaggctggttttgtggatttggagctaaatgttgtgcctggggcacgtcgtgtattaatgatactggttacctggagaggttggaaaaagatatacgtttcttccctgttccaaaaccaaaatcaaaccctgaaaagtgtagggttagccagctagctactgtgcagttagttacagtgtgggctccatgcttagtctgacagcttgttggaccatcacaaatgGGCGGAGCTTAGAGAAAGGTCAATTCTATGCGCAGCGGATGATACGTCACATCAACTGAGacgcaaacagatgacagatatacagttgattgacagctgccAGAAGTCACACTGATGAGATGACAACGTcttcaagtaactgatgaccagtcgtatagtaataataggaatatttattgattaactaaacaaataattattaattttacAAACTGTCACTGTCTCAAATATACGTTAGCATCTACAATCTGTccagttataactttaaagttaaactacttatgcattgcaaagtaacaacactGGAGGGCTGCTGGGAGCTCAAACTGGGAGTTTTCAGCCACACTggtttggtccagactgaaatatctggACAACTCAGCAAAAACTAGACTGAAAtctctccactggctgcctgtaaGATAAAACGTTTGAAACAATGCAGCAGCACTTTGTGGATATCTATGGATGTAATAACGTGTTTGGACTAAACATTTTGCTGGATTTAGATCGTCAGGACTATTAGCAGTGTGAGAGAGGAAAACGAAGCTGTGTGAAATGAAGCTTGGTCTGGATAATATGGATCTGTGGCTTATGATAACGCTTCATAGATGAGTTgtaactgtttatttatttgtttttgtctgacagGAGTGCTTTTGAACGACAGGTCATGTGAGTAAACCTAAGGAGGTCCAGGCTGGAAATATCCAGAAGGACTGGCTGATTTAACAGGTTTTCTATCAGATTACAGAGCGTCTCCTCCTATAGTGGATCAGTCCTGAGGACAGAATCACTGCTCCCAACAGCAGAGCAACAACTCCACCAATCACGAAGCTCCTCTCGGACTGATTAAAGGAAGAGTCTGCAACAAAATGACAAGAGAAAAATCTGTTATATATGTGCAGAATACACAAtgcctgttaatgacaaaataatGCTGTACTGATCATAAAAAGGAAGCTGTATTGTTCCAGAAcaagttaaaggggaactctggTATTTTTCAGCTTGGAtgaatagggtccaggttgaggAGTTCCTTTGAGTTTGCTCATCTGAtccaatcaaaaataaaatctcagCTCCATCCTCACCCCAGTCAGAAATCTTGGGCTCCCTGAGGCTGATGTGCTCCACCACACAGCTGACCCTGTCCTGTCGGCCAGGTGTGAACTCCAGGAAAGAGTGGACATGGTAGGTCCAGTCTCCGTTTGTCATCACCTCGGTTAAAGTCACGCCTGAAGTCACTTCCTGTCCATTGCGGTGCCATGTCACCCTGATATGTTTGGGGTAGAAATCGTAAGCGCTGCACACCAGCATGGTGTCGTGACTGGAGGTGGTGGTCTCTGTAAGAGTGATGTTGGGTTCAGCTGAAATCAGAAGGTGAAGAGTTTTTACTGAAAGATGGCCGCCATCTTTGAGCCAACAAGGTGGATGGATCTGCACTTTATATCTTGGTGAAAAGTGAGTGTATATGAtttaaagagacacagacaTCACTCACCCATGTTCTCCTCCGTTACATTCAGTAACAAACCAATATGGTTGACACATATCAGCCGCCTCTCTGATTTCCTCCCCACTACATTGTGCTTGTCTTTATTAAACTTTGATGCAAAGATTAATCCAGCTGGAGTAAAGCCTGTCCAGTTCCCGACTGTGCTGTTGTACTGCATCATAAACTCTTCATTAAAATAATAGTCGATCAGATACTCCACCTGCTCCGGCTCTCTGGTGTACCAGGCACACCAGAAGTCGACGTACATGAAGTATCCCTTTCCATCAGCAGCACAATCTGAAAGGTGAAGGCACAGACTTACTCTTTTTTAAACACTAAATGTGCAGGTACAGTAGGTCCATCAGTATTAATGACAGCATTCCTCATTTCCTGAATTCCTTTTCATCAAATAGTTTAAGCTTTTACCTATCAGATTACAAGATATTGGCAAGATATTGTTCTTCctgtcagtccaccactttgattCAGACTGAAACATCTCAGTAACTATTGTAATGGACTGCCATGATATTTTGTACAGGCAGAAGGAATAATTACACtgatattgttttaagacagacttaaaaaaatgtcaacgAGCTTTCCTCATTCAGATCATTGAAAtatatgcaaaaataaaaaaggggaAATTAGACACCCTGAATCTGCCAGGACATTGACGTCTACTGTTCTACTGGAGTAACTCTATGACTTTTGTGACTTTATAACCGTAATGCTGCAGCTGGGATGAAGGGATAAAGGGGGCCAAAATTGTGGGAAGCCACAACAGAATGTCTGCATTACAGAtacattcatatttttaatCCATCAACATGGAGGCAGCCCCACTGTGGTGCACAGCGCTTGCCTGCCTGACAACCTGCTGTTCGGACCCGGCGGCATGTGCCTAATCTCCCCGGCCCGATTGAACCTCTCTGCTGTGCTTGCTTTGGCTGCATACTTTGTTCTGGTGTGCCTGCTTTGCAAGCTAGATCGCAACCATCTGCTGTTACTTTGCCTCCTCTCCCTGGGTACCAAACTGCTACCGTGGATTATACGCCATCATGGAGGCAGCCACATCGGGATGCACGGTGCCTTCCTGCGAGCTAATCTGCTGCATAGAACTGGTGGCGTGTGTTCAGGTTACCCTTCATAGTGTACCTCTGCACGGCCACTACCAGCACTCTTTTTTATGAAGTCACTTTTGTATGCTCTGGCAGTTGGTGTTGCACTGTCCTGGCTCACATCCTGTCTCACTGACAGACTATAGTTCGTTCAACTAAGTAAACACAAGTCGAGGTGTTCTGCTGTTTCACTGGGTGTCCCCCAGGGTTCAGTATTGGATCAACTTTTAATCATCATCTACCTTATTCCCTGGGCACAATCCTCCGTTACCATGGTGTTCATTTCCGTTGCTACGCAGATGGCACAAAGGTCTACATCTCATCTAAACCATCCACTGCCCTTTCTCCCACCTCCCTCACCACCTGCCTTGGGGACATCAAGAGTGGGATGAGCAGGAACTTTCTGAAActcaacagcagcaaaactgagGCCCTGCTCATTGGCTCCAAAAACACCCTATCCAGACTCCAAAGCACCCAAGTCCCACACATCATCATTGATAACTTCCCTGTACCCTTCTCCAGCTAGGTCAAGACTCTCTGTGTCATTCTGGACAGCACTCTTTCATTTGAACTccacatgaaaaacattacCTGGACAGCTTTGTTCCACCTTGGCAGCATTTCCAGACTCCACCCATCACTGTCCCAGTCCAGCGCTGAAGTCTTGGTCCACACAGTTGTTACATCCTGTATTGACGACTGCAAGGCAGTTCTCTCTGGCCTTCCCACCAAACTCATTAACAGAATTCAAATCGTTCAAAACTCATCTGCCGGGATCATTACCTGCACCAAATCATCCGACCACATCACCTCCATTCTCATCCagctacactggctccctgttcagTACCAGATTGACAACAAAAACCTTCTGCTCACCTTCAAAGCCCTCCAAAACTTGGCCCAACCTTGGTTGATATGGTATTTTCAAAAAGGAAATCAACAATAGACTTGATTAACAGGTACAGTTACCAggtttaaaacatatttttacttATGTTTACGTCTTGTGTTATATAAAAAGGGTTATTAAAATATTCGCTGTGTTAAAAtagcagttgtgttttttcacGAAATGCTATTCTCAATTTTCAGGTTGCACATCATCTATCTAAAAACATTTGACTTTCAGGGATACCAATGTCAAAATTTTAACCTCAACATGCTGTGTGGCCCTAAAACATCAAATAATGGACAACAGTAGAATTACTCACCGACCACAGATCGAGAGAAAAGATACACAAACAGCAGGAACGTGAAACATTTCATGTTGAAGACAGTCAGCCCAGAGTGTTGTGGATTCTCGACCAGCGCTGTGCAGTGCATGAGTGATTCTTTCCTTTTGACTACAGTTACTGAAACTACTGAACATgatcctttaaaaacaaactgtacaGTCCAACATGAAACCAAACACTGCCCATAAAACGCAAGTATCATTCCTCAGCTGactcctcttttccttttttcaaacCCCCCACAGACGCCTgactcctttttgtttttcagctttctttctcttttcctaTTGTCAGTGTTTAAGTTTTCTTTCATTCCAAAGCAGAAACCATTATTAACTCATAGAAATGACAAAGACACATCATGTATTAAGACACAGATAAAAATCAGTATAAGGCCTTGTCCACTTGGAAAGGTTTAATAATATCTTTTTCCATGCGGTACATTCACACGCAAACTGCATTTTAGGTTCAGAGAAGAGAAGTCCAGAGTGCTCAGAAGTCAGAACAACTGTGATGAGGGTGCTCTTTGGCAGGGGacccaaaaatacaaaaaagaaaaaaatccaaggCACTCCTCTagcaaaaaatgtaataagcattcattcattcggaTGGCTATTTCATGATGAAATGTAAAACACAGTTAGCCTACATATTAAAAATGGAGCTGGGATACAACCCACGTGTAGCTGCACTAACAGCCTTTTTCAGGATGTAAACCCTGAAGAACCTATAACCCTGCGTTTTAGGTTGTTGAAAATGAATCATTTGTAAAACTCTGTTAAGAGAGAAGTCTGTTGTCAGTGTTGACGTGTAGACAGGGTAAACCTACgggttatttatttgtttttgtctgacagACGTGTTTATTGAGtctgctgtggtggttgtaCCTTGAAATGGTCAGCATTAATGACACCACGCAGAGTGTAGCTTTTGAACGACAGGTCATGTGAGTAAACCTAAGGAGGTCCAGGTTGGAAATATCCAGAAGGACTGGCTGATTTAACAGGTTTTCTATCAGATTACAGAGCGTCTTCTCCTATAGTGGATCAGTCCTGAGGACAGAATCACTGCTCCCAACAGCAGAGCACAAACTCCACCAATCACGAAGCTCCTCTCGGACTGATTAAAGGAAGAGT
This region of Epinephelus fuscoguttatus linkage group LG1, E.fuscoguttatus.final_Chr_v1 genomic DNA includes:
- the LOC125897117 gene encoding rano class II histocompatibility antigen, A beta chain-like, with protein sequence MILAFYGQCLVSCWTVQFVFKGSCSVVSVTVVKRKESLMHCTALVENPQHSGLTVFNMKCFTFLLFVYLFSRSVVDCAADGKGYFMYVDFWCAWYTREPEQVEYLIDYYFNEEFMMQYNSTVGNWTGFTPAGLIFASKFNKDKHNVVGRKSERRLICVNHIGLLLNVTEENMAEPNITLTETTTSSHDTMLVCSAYDFYPKHIRVTWHRNGQEVTSGVTLTEVMTNGDWTYHVHSFLEFTPGRQDRVSCVVEHISLREPKISDWDSSFNQSERSFVIGGVVALLLGAVILSSGLIHYRRRRSVI